CGGGCGGCCCCAGCGGAACCTCGATCCCTCCCTCATCGGCCAACCGGGTGATGGTCGCCCGATCCAGCGTCCAAAGCGGGTAGCTCGTGCTCTCCAGGTCGTGTCCCGCCTGCAGAACGCCCAGCTTGTGACTTCCCGGAATGAACATGAGGGGACCGTTGGCCGCGGTCACTTCGTCCAGGAAGACCGCGATGTTCATGGCGCGGGCCTCCGGCATGTGGTCGTCCCGTTTCCAGGTCCCGTAGTCCTGATGCCATTGCCAGACCTCGCCGTCGAAGGCGGCCTTGGCGTTGACCTTGTATTGGTGCATGTACACCGGACCGCCCAGGATCTGCATGACCGGCTCGATGAGCCGGGGATGGGCTCCCAGGAAGCGGAACGGCTCGCTGTAGGTGTGGGCGGCAAAGGCCGTCCGGGCGGCGCCGCTGCTCTCCCGCCAGACTTCGGGCCGGTCCAGCTTGTAGATTCGCCGCGCCTCCTTCCGCAACGGCGCCACCTCCTCCACCTTGAACCGGCCGGGCAGAAAGAGGAACCCGTTCTTGCGAAAGGCCTCCAACTGTCGACGGGTGAGTCTCATCGGAGTGAAATCTACCATAGATCCGGGGGAAGCGGCGCGGCCCGCCGCGGGCAGGGGAGGCGGGACTTGGCAGGTGCCGGCAACGGACCCGGCCATCCCGCCGTCACCACGGCCTGAGCACAGGAGGAGTCATCTCCAAGCATCCCATCAGCGGCAATGTCCAGGGCATCCGGGCCTCTCAACGGCGGATGCTCGAGCGGACCTACCGCCGCCGCGTCCCCCCACAACAGGCCGTGACCCCCGAGCTGGCGCGGCATCTCACCACCGCCTCCCACGACCTGGGCCGGGAAGTCGGGGTCCTGATCGGCCGCGACGGCATCGTGCGCAACGTGATCGTCGGCAACGCCCGGGGACTCATGCTGCCCGACATCGGCCGTCTCCGCGGCGGGACCGGGCGATTTCGCGGTCTGCGGCTGCTCCACACGCGCCTCCGCGGTTCGGCCCTCAACCGCGACGACCTGAACGACCTGGTGCTGCTTCGCCTCGATCTGGTCGCCGTCATCGAGGTATTGGACGGGGGATGGCCGGGAAGGCTGGAAGCCGCCTACCTCGATCCCGCGTCCCTGGCCGGCAGCGGGAACGGGGATGTGCCGGCCGAACCCTTCCTGAGAATCCGATCCCGTTCGGTGCATGACCTGGAACTGGATTTCCAGGCCACGATCCAGGCGCTGGAGCGGGAGTTCGCCCGCCTGGCCCGGAGGACCCGGGGACCGAAAGGCGCCGAGCGGGTCATGGTCGTCGGCCTCCGGCCCGAGGACGCCCATTTCGCCGAGACTTTGGAACTGGTCCGCTCCGCCGGCGTCACCATCGCTGGACGCATGCGCCAACGGCGGCCCAGAATTCATCCGCGCACCGTATTGGGCAAGGGCAAGTTGGAGGAGTTGGTCCTGGAGAGCATGCGCTCGAACGCCACGGCGGCCGTCTTCGACATCGATCTGAAACCGGCGCAGGCACGGGCGTTCGAAGACCTGACCGGCCTCAAGGCAGTGGACCGCACCCAACTGATCCTGGACATCTTCGCCCAGCGAGCCCGCAGCGCCGACGGCAAGCTCCAGGTCGAACTGGCCCAACTGAAGTACTCCCTGCCCCGGCTGACCGAGAAGGACGAGGGCTTGTCCCGTCTCACGGGAGGCATCGGGGGCCGCGGACCGGGGGAAACGGTCATGGAGATCGGCCGGCGGCGGATTCGCACCCGAATCCGGCGGTTGGAGAAGCGGGTCGAACATCTTTCACGCCAGCGCGAACTCCGGCGCAGGCGCCGCCGCCGGCAGGGGCTTCCCGTGCTCTCCATCATCGGCTACACCAACGCCGGCAAGAGCACCCTCCTGAACGCCTTGACCAACAGCGTCGTGGCGGCGCACGACCAGCTCTTCATGACCCTGGACCCCACCAGCCGTCGCCTGCGTTTTCCCCGGGAGGGGGAAGTGCTCATCACCGACACGGTGGGATTCATCGCCGAGCTGCCTCCGGACCTGATCTCCGCCTTCCGGGCGACGCTGGAAGAGCTTGCCGACGCCAACCTGCTGCTTCACGTCATCGACGCCGCGGACCCGGAGTTGGACGACAAGATCCGGGCCGTGGAGATGCTGCTGGTCGATCTGGATCTGAACCGGATCCCATCGGTGAAGGTATTGAACAAGATGGATCTGTTGTCCCCGGAACAGGTGAGCGCCCTCTGCGGCCGGATCGGCGGGCTGGCAGTGAGCGCAACCCGGCGGGAGGGACTGGCGGAATTGGTGAAAACCGCCGAGGACCGGCTGTCCCGGCCTGAAGCTCCACGGTGGAATACCAGCTACACAACGCCGATTTAGCCGCCAGCCGTCAGCGCAACGGATTCTCGTACCAGACCACGTTGTTGCTGAGCCTGCCGGCAACCAGCAGATCGAGATCGCCGTCCCCATCCATATCCACGGCGCGAATGTCGTAGGACTCCTGATCCCGATCCAGAACATGGACCCGGAACCGGCCCGAACCGTCGTTCTCGTACCAGGCGGCCATCTTGGCTCCGAAAGCGCAGGTCGCCGCATCCACGTCGCCGTCCTGATCCAGATCGGCCACGGTCAGGGCATGCGGTTCCCGGATCTCGGGATGGATCTCATTGATCTTCCAATGGGGGGCCTCGAACCAGATCACACCTTGGGCATGCCCCCGGGAGGCCACGAAATCGACCCGGCCGTCTCCGTTGACGTCGGCCGGATGGATATTGGTGGCTCCTGGCTGGAGGCCTCCCAACCGGTGCCGCTTCCAGGCCGCTTCGGGGTTTTTCGGCGCCTCCCACCAGGCGAACCAGTTCCCCAGGCCCGTCGTGTCGGCCGGACCTCCCTTGGCGGCCGAGGCGGCGTCAGGACGTCCGTCCCCATTCACGTCTCCGAATCCCAGGTAGTGACTGAGTCCCGGCGCGTCCCGGTGGGCGAAGACGAAGCGGTGCCAGAACTCGGCCTTCTTCGGATTCTCCGGAACCCGGTACCAGACCAGGGATTCGGGAAAGGGACCCTTGGGCCGGGCGCTGGTGGCCAGCAGGTCCAGGCGTCCGTCCTGGTCCACGTCGCCGGTCAGAAGCCCATGAATGCCGTTGACCTGATCGTCCACGAGCCGTTCCTTCCAGGCCTGGGATTCAGGATTCTCCGGTTGCTCCAGCCAAGTGATCAGCCCCGGCTGGTAGCGGGCGCCGATCCAGTCCAGGTCGCCGTCGCCATCCACGTCCAGGACCTCGCTGTGGATGAAGTCCCTCTCCTCCTCCGGTCCCAGCGGGATTTCCTTCCAATCGGGAGCCACCAGCAGGCGGGTCCGGCCCTCGCTGTTGGTGATGACGTCGGGCAATCCGTCCCCCGTGAAGTCTCCGCCCACGGCGGTGAGCGCCGAGGCGCCGGAATAGACCTGGTGCTTGCGCCACTTTCCTCTTGCGCCGGAGGTTCCCGAAACCGGATCCACAGACAGGGTGAGCGCCGCCATGGCCGCAACCGCCGGCAGGAATCGAAGGCAACGGAGTCTCGATGTCTCCGTCGAAAAAGGATGGTCTGGTTGGATCGATTGCATCATTCCTCCTGCGAGAACGGGAACCGCCGAACGCCTGGACCGGAAGGATTCGCCAATGGAGCCGGCTGAAGACTTTCCCGGACAAGAGTCAGTCTATGCGGAGGATCGAGAGGGGTTCAACCGCGACCCGTGCCGCCGCGATGAGAGGTTATACTCTCTGGCCATGCGCTGGGGCATGGCCTGGGCCCTGATCCTGCTCCTGATGTGTCCGGCTCTGAGGGCCTTGGACGGAAGACTTCTCTTCCCCGACGGGACCCCGGTGGCAGGAGCCCAGGTCACGATCCTGGAACATCCCGGTCAGAGCCGAACCGACCAGCAGGGTAGATTCCGCTGGTCACCCGACCCTCCCGTGCCCTTCGAAGTCCGGGCGGAACTCCCAGGCGGACACGACACCTTGCACGCCGTCGTCCGGGAGACCGTCTCTGAAGGGACTCTGGAGTTGGTCGTCCGGCCGCTCTTCCGAGAGGACCTGACGGTGACGGCCGGCAATCCGGCGCGTACCGGGACGACGCCTGCCAGCGCCTTGGAGTTGGTGACCCACGAGGAATTGGCTCAGACCCGGCCCTCCCGGCTGATCGAAGCCATCGAACGAATCCCCGGCGTGGCTCGGGTCTCAGCGGGTCACGCCGCGGTGCCCTCCATTCGAGGTTTGGCACGGGGACGAACGTTGATTCTTCTGGACGGCGCCACAGTCATCTCGGAAAGGAGAGTCGGTCCCAGCGCGACTTTTCTGGATCCCTTCTTCCTGGACCGGATCGAAGTCGTTCGCGGCCCTGGATCCGTGGCCTATGGATCCGACGCCTTCGGAGGTGTGATTCACGCCCAGACTCGAAAACCGCGCCCCGAATCGACGTATGGCGGCCGATTCATGGGAAGCCTCGGCTACGGAATGCCCGAGCAGAGCGCGGGTGTGGAACTGAGCCGCAGCCTGGAATCGGGTTCCGTATTCTTTTTGGGGAGCATGCGGAATTACGGCGACTACCGGAGTTCCGGAGTCACCGTGGACAATTCAGCCGCGCGCAACCGTTCGTTCCTCGCGGGCACCCGACTGCGCGTCGCGGGAGGAGAACTCTCCCTTGGATGGCAGACCGACCGCGGCCACGATCTGGGCCGGCCCACTTTGCGCTCGCCCCACATGCGGACCTTCTACCCGGAAGAGAACTCCGACCGAATGCACCTCGCGTTCGATTCGAAGCCCATCGGCGGCTTCGACCAGGTCCGGATCGAAGGATCGATGGGCCGATACGCCCTCATCACCGATCGGGAACGCCTCCCTGCACCAAACCGGCGACGCCAACTGCAGAGGTCCCGGGTCGCCGCCCGCCACCTCGATTTCCGCGTGCAAGCCATCTCCCCGCTTAAGTGGATCCGGTTGGAGTTGGGGTTTGACGTCAACGGCCGTTTCGGACTCCACTCCGAGAACACGACCCGCAGCTTCGACGCCGGGAACCGAACCACCGGAACCCTTGCGGCCGCATCCATCGAGGATGCGAGGCGCATCGACCTGGCGCCATTCCTCTCCGCGGAGTTGCCGGTCAACTCCTATCTGTCCCTCTGGGCAGGCGGCCGATGGGATCAGGTGTCCAGCTCGAGCCGCGGGTCGTTGGGAAACTTCGACAGGATCAACCGGGCGTTCTCCGGCTTCTTCGCGGTCGTCGCGCGGCCGCTGCCCCCGCTTCAGCTCACGGCTCAGCACTCCCGGGGCTTCCGGGAACCGACACTTTCGGACCGCTATTTCCAGGGGATCAGCGGCCGCGGCCTGATTCACGGCAACCCCAACCTGGTGCCGGAAACCAGCCGGCAGTGGGACGTTTCGGCCCGTTGGTCCGGAAGCGACTGGCGTTGGGACCTGTTCCTCTACCGGTACCAGATCCGCCAGTTGGTGGAGCGTTTCGAAGCGGAACCTCAACACTTCTACTTCCGCAATCGCGGATCGGCCCTGTTGACCGGAGTGGAGGTGGAATTACATCGTCACATCGGCGAGGGGATGTCGCTGGGAGTCGGGGGAAACGCGTCCGCCGGCCGGACCCGAGAGGATGGGAGTCCCCTCGACGACGTCCCGGCCCCTTCAATTGCCCTGATCATTGGAAAAACGCTCGGTTCCCGGAGCCACCTGTGGCTCCAGGGCCGCACCTTTGCCCAAGACTCCAGATCCGGCCCCACGGAAGCTCCGACCCCGGGTTTCGCCACCCTGGATCTCTCCTGGAGTTGGCTGTTGGATTCCCAGACCCAACTCCGTTTCATGGTAAGAAACCTCACCGACAAGGACTACCCGGCCAGCCCCGACCGCTGGTCCGTTCCGGCCCCCGGCCGCAGTCTTCTCATAAGTCTAATGTATAATCTCAGTGATTAATCCTTAAATATTTATAAATAATAGACAAGGAGGGTCCACAATGGCTGTCGACTCGATGCATCTTCGAGAAATGGAGCCGGAGGACGGATCGGAAGTGGCCGAACTCATCTACGCCTCCATCAACGCCTGGTACGGCCTTCGAGGCTTGGGCCAGCCCTTTCAGGGGTCGCCCAAGGTCACGGAGATCTTTCATGAAGTCTACTCGGCGACGGGATCCAGCCGCTGCGTCGTGGCGGAGAACGCCCGCACCGGGCGTCTCATGGGTTCCTGCTTCTACCACCCCAGGAAGACCCACGTGGGACTCGGCATCATGACCGTCCATCCCAACTATTTCGGTTTCGGCGCCGGCAGCCGGCTCCTGGAATACATCTGCCGCTTCACCGACGGGAACGGGTACAAGGCCCTGCGCCTCACCCAGAGCGCTCTCAACCTGGATTCCTTCTCGCTCTACAACCGGTACGGTTTCGTCCCCCGCCAGGCCTACCAGGACATGATCCTCCAGGTGCCCGAGTCCGGCCTGGATCACGAAGTGCCTGGGCTCGACCGTATCCGGGACGCGACGTTGGACGACGTCCCGGCCATGGCGGCCCTGGAAATGGAGGTGAGCGGCGTGAGCCGGGAGGAGGACTACGGCCTGTGCATCCGAAACGACCTGGGATTCTGGTCGGTTTCGGTCTGCGAGGGGTCCGGCGGGAACATCGAAGGGTTCCTGGCTTCGTCGTCTCACTCCGCCTTCAACATGCTCGGGCCGGGCGTGATCCGGACGGAACGGCAAGCGGCGGCCCTGATCCACACGGAACTGGACCGGCACCGGGGGCGGACGCCGGTCTTTCTGGTCCCCGTGGACCGTTACGGACTGGTCCGGCAAATGTACGATTGGGGCGCCCGCAACTGCGAGCTCCATTTCTGCCAGGTCCGGGGCCGATTCCAGCCCTATCAAGGCATCAACATGCCGACATTCGTGCTGGAAACCGCTTAAGTCGACCTCGCCCCGGCGCGGCGCCGATTCACAAAGACCAGGACCAGGCAACCCAGCAGACACAGCCCCGACAAGGAAGCTCCCAGAATGATCGACGCCGGACGATAGACGAACTGCACCTCGTGCTCGCCGGCCGGGAGGAATACGGCCCGCAGCGCCCCGTGCGCGCGGTAGAGCCGGGCCGGTTCACCATCGACGGTCGCCTTCCATCCGGGGAAGTGGGCATCTCCGAAAACCAGGTACGCGGCGCACGGCATTCGCGCTCGCGCCCGGACTTCATGGAGGGTCGTCTCCAGGAATCTGATTACGCCCTCCTGTCCACATCCTTCGGGCCGGGGTAAGAGATCTTCCCCGTCAGATGCGATGGATTCCGTGTCGTGAACCGTCCATGCCCGAGGGGACGCGTCCGGGTTGAGAAAGACCTTCCACCCCGTCGAACTTCTGAAGACTTCGACTTGCGACTCCCGGACCCGATCCCTGGAAACCGTGTACACCGTGTTGAGCATGAGCCGCCGCCGTTCCCAGTCTCCCCGGAAGAAGTCCAGAACGCCGCGGCTGACCGAGGCCAGGTAGCCGTCCACCATCTCCAGACCCTCCCAACCGCCGATGTTCGGTTTTCTTCCCTCGGTCTCGATGTGGAACCGGAAGGGCTTGGGCCTCGACTTGAGATACTCGGCGACCTCGCCGAACTCCGCCAACTTGTCGAGATGCCCGGGGCGGGCGGGATCGTTTCGATGGGACAGTGACGTCGAATGCGCCACTCCCATCTCGAACAACATCAGAGCCACGATTGCGAAACGCGCGGCCGGCGCCGAGATCGAACCGCGCCGCACGGCATGCAGCAGGGCCGCCAAGCCAAACGCCGCCATGGCGGCAATCACCACCTGGTCGCCCGAGTGACGAGTCATCTTGCCGTCGAGATACCGGTAGAGGGTCAAAAGCCATGCCGACGCGCCAAACCCCACCAGAGCCCGTTGGATGGCCGGCAACCAGCGCCCGCCCGGATGAGAATTCCGGTCGCGAAGCAGTCGATCCACTCCGATCGCCGCCAGGACGAAGACCGCAAACTGGAAAACGAACACGGCATGCGCCGGCGCCCGGGCCTTGTCAAGCAGCGGCACGGCAGCGTACACCCAACCGTGCAGGATCGAAAACGGCCCCAGGGAATACGCCAGCGCGGCGAGCGCAATGCAGGAATAGACGCGGACCCAGCGCTCCCTCCAGCAGGCGCCGACGGCGTAGATGGCCAACGAGAGGCACACGAGCCCGACGAAGGTGCTGACCTGGAAATGAGCGTGCGGAACCAGCATGCCCAGCAGTGTGACCGCGTACAGGCGCAGGCCGGACTGCGCGTAGTACGGCACATCCTGGCCCATGGTCAAGGGGCGCTCGGCGCCGACCCAGCGGTAGGATTCGGCGCCGTATTCGATGGCCGGCAACAGTTGCAGCGCCGCCGCCGCGAACGCCGTCCCCGCGATCACGACGTACAGTCCCGTGAAACCTGCCGCCTCGCGGTACGACCGGCGCAGACGCTCGAACAGGAAATAGAAGAACACCCCGGTAAGAGCCAGCAGGGCATACATGGGGTTCTGGTGATGGCCGCTCAGCAGGGCCATGCCGATGGCCCCGCCACAGAACACGGCGTTGGTCCACCGGCCCGAAGGATCCCGGGCCCGCTCCATCCGATGAAACAGCAGAAAGATCAGTGGGATCCAGATGGCGCCGTTGACCTTCTGCGGCCAATTGGTAGCGGCGAGATACCCGCCGCACCCGAACGCCAACGCAGCCAGAACCGCCGCGTACCGGCTTCTTCCCAGCTCGCGCACCAGGCCGTACATGAAGAGCGCCGCCAACCCGTGCATCAGCACGAAGTGCCAGTGGACCCAACGGAGCTGGATCCGGCCATCCTTGAGCGGCGCCAGGAACAACGGCCAGTTGAGCGGAAATGCGCCGCCGGGTTGCATCTGTCCCAACAACGACTGGCCCGCCCAGTGGTAGGGGTCCCACATGGGGAAGATCCCCTCGTGCCAGGCCTTGGCCTGCACCTGGTACCAGGGCAGGACCTGGTACGCCAGGTCCGGATTGTCGGCGAAGGTGAATTGCTGACTGAGGCTGAGCCTCCAGAAGAAAAGAACGACCAGAATGAGGATGACGGCCAGTGGGAATCGATCGAATAAGTCCGGCTTCATGGCTCAAATGCCGGCGTCCCGGCCGGCGGCAGCACTCATGTTCCCAGCAAATCAAGCCGGCTTCGAAGACGCAAGCCATGACGAAGTTCGGGATTCTCCCGATCGTCTACTCGCACCGGCCTTCTTCGCCCACTCATGCGTATCAAATGAGGATCGAGACTTCTTGCTCCTGGAACGACTTGCTATCTTGAATACGGTTCCGATCGCTGGTGTTCATGGGCGACCAGATCGAGATTGCCGAGCCATGCCGGGCAAGCTGAGCGTCATCATTCCCGTCTACAACGAACGCGGCACGCTGGAGGAAGTGTTGAGCCGGGTCGCCCAGGCGCCCATGGAAAAGGAGGTGATCGTCGTGGACGACGGCTCCGACGACGGGACCCGGGAGATCCTCGAACGCCTCTCGATGAATGCCGGCCGTTCGGATCGACTCCGGATCGTCTTCCACGATTGGAATCAGGGCAAGGGTGCGGCGGTGCGCACCGGAATCGCTCAAGCCACGGGCGATTGGATCCTGATTCAGGACGCCGACCTGGAATACGATCCTCGGGATTATCCGATGCTTCTGGCGCCACTCCAGGACGGACGTGCCGACGTGGTCTACGGCAGCCGCTTCCTGGATGGCGCCCATCGGACCCGGTACTTTCAGCACTACCTGGCCAACCGCTTCCTGACCTTCGTCTCGAACCTGATGACCAACCAGAAGCTGTCGGACATGGAAACCGGCTACAAGGTCTTTCGCCGTGAGGTCCTGGACGGCATCCGTCTCCGGTCGAACCGCTTCGAGATCGAACCCGAGATCACGGTCAAGTTGACCCGCCAGGGATACCGAATCCACGAGATTCCCATCTCCTACAACAGCCGCTCCTACCGGGAAGGAAAGAAAATCACCTGGGTGGACGGAGTCAAGGCATTGTGGGCCCTGTTTCGCTACCGGTTCTTCTCGTAGGGGCAGGAGGGGGGATTGTCAGGCCCCTATTCCCCCTCGGCGACTGGGAAGTGTAGAGGGGGACTCCGTCCCCCTAACCCCCCTTCGGCGGTAGGAAAACCGCCGCTCCTTACTTGCGGCGGGTCCAGGTTTCGAAGTTCCAGAGCTCCGAATCCCAGGCGTTCAACCGCACACCCTCGATTTCGTTGGAATGGGCCGAAACGTACCCGCGGTGAATCAACGGGATGATCGAGTAGCTCTGCACCAGCATGTCGTTCAGGGCAATCGTGAGCTCGTCGCGCCGTTCCTGGTCGACGGTGCGCCGGAGTTCGGCGTGGACACGGTCATATTCGTCAGACTGGAAGCGCTGGACGTTTCCGCCGCGGAACGAGTTGGATGCCCCGGCGATCTCAGACGTGACCCAGGCGCCCAGATAGCCTTCCGGGTCCACAAAGGAGGAGCCGTTGGTATACATCTGAACGTCGGCGTAGAACTTGCCCACCGTGTCGGGGCTTTCCGGATCTCCACCGAAGAACACCGAAGCGACGACGTCCTTCAATTCGGTCTCGACGCCGATCTCCGCCCACCAGCCCTTGATGTACTCCTGGGTGGTCTGACGCACGGCATTGGTCGATGTCTGGAACAGGATCCTGAGCGGAACCCCGTTGCGCTCCCGCACGCCGTCTCCGTCCGAGTCGACGATTCCGGCGCCGTCGAGAATCTCCCTGGCGAGATCGAGGTTCTGCACGAGACATTCATCGTTGTTGGTCGATGCCTGGCCTGGAGGATACGGCCAGAGGTTGCACGTCGACCGGCCGGCAAGCGGACCATACCCGACCCGAACCAGAGTGTCGCGGTCGATGGCCAGGGAGAGGGCGCGGCCCACGACCGGATCGCTCAGGAACGGGTGGGGGTTCGTCCCTCCGGCGTACTCCGACCGGAGTTCCCCCAGACTTGGATCCGGGTTCGTCTGGTTGAGCATGAGGCGCTCGACGGCGGTGGCGAAACCGGTGACGATGGATCCGCCTCCGCCCTCCGCCAGAGATTCCAGGACATCCGGTTCAATCTGGAGATTCCAGGCATAGTCCGCTTCGTTGAGCTGCAGCACGGCTCTTGCGGCAGCAGTGGCGTCACCGCCCCCCTGCATCATCACTTCGCCAAAATAGGGAACGCCGTAATCGACACCCCGGTACAGCGGATTGAACTCGTAGCGGACGGACTCGTTGCTGCTGAAATCGGCCACCACGTACGGTCCCGTGCCGATGGGCCGCTGGTTCGCTTCCGTACATCCCGCGGCCGACGCGCCCAGGCAGTCAGCGAACTGCGCAGCCTGGAGAATCGGACCGTTGTAGGTCACGAACGGGGAAAACGGGAATGACGTCGGTCCATCGAACGTGATGGTGACGGTCCGGTCATCGACGGCGTCAACCGAGCTTACGTTCGCGAACTTCGCCGCGTGGACGCAGCCGGCATCCGGCGCCGTGCAGTACCGCCAGGTGAATACGACATCTTCGGCCGTGCAGGGCGTTCCGTCGGACCAGACCACGTCCTCCCGAAGTGTCCAGGTAATCCGGGTCCGATCGGCCGAGACGCCGCCGTTGGCGAGAGTCGGAACCTTGTCGGCCAGAACCGGGACCAATTCCCCGTCGGGGTTGTACTCGGCCAGCGGCTCGATGACCA
The Acidobacteriota bacterium DNA segment above includes these coding regions:
- a CDS encoding phytanoyl-CoA dioxygenase family protein — translated: MRLTRRQLEAFRKNGFLFLPGRFKVEEVAPLRKEARRIYKLDRPEVWRESSGAARTAFAAHTYSEPFRFLGAHPRLIEPVMQILGGPVYMHQYKVNAKAAFDGEVWQWHQDYGTWKRDDHMPEARAMNIAVFLDEVTAANGPLMFIPGSHKLGVLQAGHDLESTSYPLWTLDRATITRLADEGGIEVPLGPPGSVIMFHGNLVHASPPNISPWNRTIVYLSLCEVSNHIRRFKRPEWIAHRDFTPIVPLNDDCLLSPPVNSPW
- the hflX gene encoding GTPase HflX, giving the protein MLERTYRRRVPPQQAVTPELARHLTTASHDLGREVGVLIGRDGIVRNVIVGNARGLMLPDIGRLRGGTGRFRGLRLLHTRLRGSALNRDDLNDLVLLRLDLVAVIEVLDGGWPGRLEAAYLDPASLAGSGNGDVPAEPFLRIRSRSVHDLELDFQATIQALEREFARLARRTRGPKGAERVMVVGLRPEDAHFAETLELVRSAGVTIAGRMRQRRPRIHPRTVLGKGKLEELVLESMRSNATAAVFDIDLKPAQARAFEDLTGLKAVDRTQLILDIFAQRARSADGKLQVELAQLKYSLPRLTEKDEGLSRLTGGIGGRGPGETVMEIGRRRIRTRIRRLEKRVEHLSRQRELRRRRRRRQGLPVLSIIGYTNAGKSTLLNALTNSVVAAHDQLFMTLDPTSRRLRFPREGEVLITDTVGFIAELPPDLISAFRATLEELADANLLLHVIDAADPELDDKIRAVEMLLVDLDLNRIPSVKVLNKMDLLSPEQVSALCGRIGGLAVSATRREGLAELVKTAEDRLSRPEAPRWNTSYTTPI
- a CDS encoding VCBS repeat-containing protein encodes the protein MMQSIQPDHPFSTETSRLRCLRFLPAVAAMAALTLSVDPVSGTSGARGKWRKHQVYSGASALTAVGGDFTGDGLPDVITNSEGRTRLLVAPDWKEIPLGPEEERDFIHSEVLDVDGDGDLDWIGARYQPGLITWLEQPENPESQAWKERLVDDQVNGIHGLLTGDVDQDGRLDLLATSARPKGPFPESLVWYRVPENPKKAEFWHRFVFAHRDAPGLSHYLGFGDVNGDGRPDAASAAKGGPADTTGLGNWFAWWEAPKNPEAAWKRHRLGGLQPGATNIHPADVNGDGRVDFVASRGHAQGVIWFEAPHWKINEIHPEIREPHALTVADLDQDGDVDAATCAFGAKMAAWYENDGSGRFRVHVLDRDQESYDIRAVDMDGDGDLDLLVAGRLSNNVVWYENPLR
- a CDS encoding TonB-dependent receptor, producing MEPAEDFPGQESVYAEDREGFNRDPCRRDERLYSLAMRWGMAWALILLLMCPALRALDGRLLFPDGTPVAGAQVTILEHPGQSRTDQQGRFRWSPDPPVPFEVRAELPGGHDTLHAVVRETVSEGTLELVVRPLFREDLTVTAGNPARTGTTPASALELVTHEELAQTRPSRLIEAIERIPGVARVSAGHAAVPSIRGLARGRTLILLDGATVISERRVGPSATFLDPFFLDRIEVVRGPGSVAYGSDAFGGVIHAQTRKPRPESTYGGRFMGSLGYGMPEQSAGVELSRSLESGSVFFLGSMRNYGDYRSSGVTVDNSAARNRSFLAGTRLRVAGGELSLGWQTDRGHDLGRPTLRSPHMRTFYPEENSDRMHLAFDSKPIGGFDQVRIEGSMGRYALITDRERLPAPNRRRQLQRSRVAARHLDFRVQAISPLKWIRLELGFDVNGRFGLHSENTTRSFDAGNRTTGTLAAASIEDARRIDLAPFLSAELPVNSYLSLWAGGRWDQVSSSSRGSLGNFDRINRAFSGFFAVVARPLPPLQLTAQHSRGFREPTLSDRYFQGISGRGLIHGNPNLVPETSRQWDVSARWSGSDWRWDLFLYRYQIRQLVERFEAEPQHFYFRNRGSALLTGVEVELHRHIGEGMSLGVGGNASAGRTREDGSPLDDVPAPSIALIIGKTLGSRSHLWLQGRTFAQDSRSGPTEAPTPGFATLDLSWSWLLDSQTQLRFMVRNLTDKDYPASPDRWSVPAPGRSLLISLMYNLSD
- a CDS encoding GNAT family N-acetyltransferase; the protein is MAVDSMHLREMEPEDGSEVAELIYASINAWYGLRGLGQPFQGSPKVTEIFHEVYSATGSSRCVVAENARTGRLMGSCFYHPRKTHVGLGIMTVHPNYFGFGAGSRLLEYICRFTDGNGYKALRLTQSALNLDSFSLYNRYGFVPRQAYQDMILQVPESGLDHEVPGLDRIRDATLDDVPAMAALEMEVSGVSREEDYGLCIRNDLGFWSVSVCEGSGGNIEGFLASSSHSAFNMLGPGVIRTERQAAALIHTELDRHRGRTPVFLVPVDRYGLVRQMYDWGARNCELHFCQVRGRFQPYQGINMPTFVLETA
- a CDS encoding YfhO family protein; this translates as MKPDLFDRFPLAVILILVVLFFWRLSLSQQFTFADNPDLAYQVLPWYQVQAKAWHEGIFPMWDPYHWAGQSLLGQMQPGGAFPLNWPLFLAPLKDGRIQLRWVHWHFVLMHGLAALFMYGLVRELGRSRYAAVLAALAFGCGGYLAATNWPQKVNGAIWIPLIFLLFHRMERARDPSGRWTNAVFCGGAIGMALLSGHHQNPMYALLALTGVFFYFLFERLRRSYREAAGFTGLYVVIAGTAFAAAALQLLPAIEYGAESYRWVGAERPLTMGQDVPYYAQSGLRLYAVTLLGMLVPHAHFQVSTFVGLVCLSLAIYAVGACWRERWVRVYSCIALAALAYSLGPFSILHGWVYAAVPLLDKARAPAHAVFVFQFAVFVLAAIGVDRLLRDRNSHPGGRWLPAIQRALVGFGASAWLLTLYRYLDGKMTRHSGDQVVIAAMAAFGLAALLHAVRRGSISAPAARFAIVALMLFEMGVAHSTSLSHRNDPARPGHLDKLAEFGEVAEYLKSRPKPFRFHIETEGRKPNIGGWEGLEMVDGYLASVSRGVLDFFRGDWERRRLMLNTVYTVSRDRVRESQVEVFRSSTGWKVFLNPDASPRAWTVHDTESIASDGEDLLPRPEGCGQEGVIRFLETTLHEVRARARMPCAAYLVFGDAHFPGWKATVDGEPARLYRAHGALRAVFLPAGEHEVQFVYRPASIILGASLSGLCLLGCLVLVFVNRRRAGARST
- a CDS encoding glycosyltransferase family 2 protein, whose product is MPGKLSVIIPVYNERGTLEEVLSRVAQAPMEKEVIVVDDGSDDGTREILERLSMNAGRSDRLRIVFHDWNQGKGAAVRTGIAQATGDWILIQDADLEYDPRDYPMLLAPLQDGRADVVYGSRFLDGAHRTRYFQHYLANRFLTFVSNLMTNQKLSDMETGYKVFRREVLDGIRLRSNRFEIEPEITVKLTRQGYRIHEIPISYNSRSYREGKKITWVDGVKALWALFRYRFFS